The Pygocentrus nattereri isolate fPygNat1 chromosome 17, fPygNat1.pri, whole genome shotgun sequence genome window below encodes:
- the rwdd2b gene encoding RWD domain-containing protein 2B, which yields MACCEEAEAQLAELELLTSMFPSQEELVVDQLAYEELRAFVEGRADSPPTTRPQFSIRISVDSPTADGVDITLSCAFPLDYPKVLPEIAVRCSELNRAQHTQLVSDLTSYLRESCDGGMCVLTAVDWLKEHTPGYLSESPPAARKEPPAGQSGEMFSRLWIYSHHIYNKSKRKNILEWAKELDLSGFSMPGKPGMVCVEGLQPAAEEFWARVKVLTWKRIMIRHREDVPLGSSNTVDSLRKFSGFEEAVFDPHGSRGNHMDLGQLFQFLSDRGCAEIFQMYFGVEGR from the exons ATGGCATGTTGTGAAGAAGCAGAGGCCCAGCTCGCTGAACTGGAGCTCCTGACCAGCATGTTCCCCAGCCAGGAGGAGCTGGTGGTGGACCAGCTGGCCTATGAGGAGCTCAGAGCTTTTGTGGAGGGAAGAGCtgatagtccaccaaccaccAGACCTCAGTTCTCTATCAGGATCAGTGTGGACTCCCCCACAGCCGACGGG GTGGACATCACACTGTCCTGTGCGTTCCCACTGGACTACCCAAAAGTGTTGCCCGAGATTGCGGTCAG GTGCTCCGAGCTGAATCGCGCTCAGCACACTCAGCTGGTCTCTGATCTGACGTCGTATCTGAGGGAGAGCTGTGACGGAGGCATGTGCGTGCTGACCGCTGTGGACTGGCTGAAGGAGCACACGCCGGGGTACCTGAGCGAGAGCCCGCCGGCGGCCCGGAAAGAGCCGCCCGCTGGGCAGAGCGGGGAGATGTTCAGCAGGCTGTGGATCTACAGCCACCACATCTACAacaagagcaagaggaagaacaTCCTGGAGTGGGCCAAAGAGCTGGACCTGTCTGGCTTCAGCATGCCGGGGAAGCCGGGGATGGTCTGTGTGGAGGGTCTGCAGCCCGCCGCCGAGGAGTTCTGGGCCAG AGTGAAGGTGTTGACCTGGAAGAGGATCATGATTCGGCACAGGGAGGACGTTCCTCTGGGCTCGTCTAACACCGTGGACTCGCTGCGCAAGTTCTCCGGCTTCGAGGAGGCTGTTTTCGACCCTCACGGGAGCAGAGGAAATCATATGGACCTTGGCCAGCTGTTCCAGTTCCTCAGCGATCGAGGCTGTGCAGAGATATTCCAGATGTACTTTGGAGTCGAGGGGAGATAA
- the usp16 gene encoding ubiquitin carboxyl-terminal hydrolase 16 isoform X2 produces the protein MGKKRGKDRSPRGESSVDLSGATCTHIRKGIDHSLLKKISLDKPWTTCQACEEEKPSNGDAQAENKADQEGPAVWMCLKCGHRGCGRFSENQHAVKHYEKPRSDTHCLVLSLDSWSVWCYLCDDDVHYSSTGQLAQLVSNIKKQVLAGSSQKTSTRKVKEENSVSEVTMEEAPEKEQENTAKQKEQKKATKQNGAPKESPGGSGCGAVAVKGFSNLGNTCFFNAVLQNLSQTVLLRRLLSEVKDEQSSLLLKPPLPSRLDPLEVQLPKPGSLTLAMCQLLNEIQQTQKSVVTPRELFTQVCKKAARFKGFQQQDSQELLRYLLDGMRSEESTRVTAGILEALKSSGKSLDEEQKKIAKDYERNGGGKNFVDRVFGGEMTSTVMCQECKTVSLVTEVFLDLSLPVADEAYRKKNQKKGVQQKSSVSEDRGKDTAVPLANGDEDMPTGAGSKYQLKKAKKQAKKQAKNQRRQQKQGAKLTLDVFTNHDTDSPSEAPPTTADGQLEAGDEGEVDQDKSQSVASDPAVRDQDGPADEEEEEEESKEASERDAASSVNRYSALTEERANPKVEQDGGEDEESETNVPLNEEDELADGVNALSLQAADEESLDARLEEKASGDAVEYVVVNQDPELAFCTLASRAAPDRQECSVESCLYQFTEVEHLTQSNSLLCVTCTKRQAASKASDGSKKNVYREALKQMLISAPPPVLTLHLKRFQQVSYSVCKVNRHVQFPQVLDLSPFCSTNCKGVEEGETQVLYSLYGIVEHSGTMRSGHYTAFVKTRPQSNPVLLNGAASPGETAPPKGSWFHISDSSVQPVTEAKVQSAQAYLLFYERIS, from the exons ATGGGCAAAAAGCGTGGAAAGGACAGAAGTCCGAGAGGCGAGAGCTCTGTGGATCTGTCAG GTGCTACATGTACTCACATCCGTAAAGGAATAGACCACAGCTTGCTGAAGAAGATCAGCCTGGACAAGCCCTGGACCACCTGCCAGGCCTGCGAGGAGGAGAAGCCCAGTAACGGCGATGCTCAGGCGGAGAACAAGGCCGATCAGGAGGGGCCGGCTGTGTGGATGTGTCTGAAATGTGGACACAGA GGCTGCGGGAGATTCTCGGAGAACCAACATGCTGTCAAACACTACGAGAAGCCGCGCTCGGACACGCACTGCCTGGTGCTCAGCCTGGACAGCTGGAGTGTTTG GTGTTATCTCTGTGATGATGACGTCCACTACTCCAGCACGGGACAGCTGGCTCAGCTTGTCTCCAACATCAAGAAGCAAGTGCTGGCGGGCTCCAGCCAAAAGACCTCCACAAGAA AGGTGAAGGAGGAGAACAGCGTGTCGGAGGTCACGATGGAGGAAGCGCCTGAGAAGGAGCAGGAGAATACGGCAAAGCAGAAGGAGCAGAAGAAGGCCACGAAGCAGAACGGCGCCCCGAAAGAGTCCCCGGGAGGGTCTGGCTGTGGAGCCGTTGCCGTGAAGGGCTTCAGTAATCTGGGAAACACCTGCTTCTTCAATGCGGTCCTGCAG AACTTGTCTCAGACGGTGCTGCTGCGTCGGCTGCTGAGTGAAGTGAAGGATGAGCAGAGCAGCCTGTTACTCAAACCCCCACTGCCCTCACGGCTG GATCCTTTGGAGGTCCAGCTGCCAAAACCCGGCTCCCTCACGCTGGCGATGTGCCAGCTGCTGAACGAAATCCAGCAGACCCAGAAGTCTGTGGTGACGCCCAGAGAGCTCTTCACGCAAGTGTGCAAGAA GGCGGCCAGGTTTAAAGGCTTCCAGCAGCAGGACAGTCAGGAGCTCCTGCGCTACCTGCTGGACGGCATGAGATCTGAGGAGAGCACT AGAGTAACAGCTGGAATCCTGGAGGCGCTGAAGAGCTCCGGGAAAAGTCTGGatgaagaacagaagaaaatcGCGAAAG ACTACGAGAGAAACGGTGGCGGCAAGAACTTCGTGGACCGCGTGTTCGGCGGGGAGATGACCAGCACCGTGATGTGTCAGGAGTGCAAGACCGTCTCCTTGGTGACGGAGGTGTTTCTCGACCTGTCGCTGCCTGTGGCTGATGAG GCCTATAGGAAGAAGAACCAGAAGAAGGGAGTTCAGCAGAAGAGCAGCGTCTCTGAGGACAGAGGGAAGGACACTGCCGTTCCACTGGCCAATGGGGATGAAGATATGCCGACAGGTGCAGGCAGCAAGTATCAGCTAAAGAAGGCCAAGAAGCAGGCCAAGAAACAGGCAAAG AATCAGAGACGGCAGCAGAAACAAGGAGCGAAGCTCACGCTGGATGTTTTTACGAATCATGACACAGATAGCCCTTCAGAAGCTCCACCTACCACTGCAGATGGACAGTTGGAGGCTGGCGATGAGGGCGAAGTGGACCAGGATAAGAGCCAGTCAGTGGCCTCTGACCCAGCAGTGCGGGACCAAGATGGACCTGctgatgaggaagaggaggaggaagaaagtAAAGAAGCCTCTGAAAGAGATGCTGCGTCGAGTGTCAACCGCTATAGCGCTCTGACTGAGGAGCGAGCCAACCCCAAGGTGGAGCAGGATGGAGGAGAGGATGAGGAGAGCGAAACGAATGTCCCTTTAAATGAGGAAGACGAGTTAGCAGATGGTGTGAATGCGCTCTCCCTGCAGGCAGCTGATGAGGAGAGTTTGGATGCAAGGCTTGAAGAAAAAGCCTCAG GTGACGCTGTTGAGTATGTGGTGGTGAATCAGGATCCAGAGCTGGCCTTCTGCACTCTCGCCAGCAGGGCGGCTCCAGACAGGCAGGAGTGCTCAGTGGAGTCGTGTCTGTACCAGTTTACAGAGGTGGAGCATCTAACTCAGAGTAACAGCCTGCTGTGCGTGACCTGCACCAAAAGACAGGCCGCGTCTAAAGCCTCGGACG GTTCTAAGAAGAACGTTTACAGGGAGGCTCTGAAGCAGATGCTGatctctgctcctcctcctgTCCTCACTCTACACCTGAAGAGGTTTCAGCAG gtgagctacagtgtgtgtaagGTGAACAGACATGTTCAGTTCCCTCAGGTGTTGGATCTCTCCCCATTCTGCTCCACCAACTGCAAG ggGGTAGAGGAAGGAGAGACTCAGGTGCTTTATTCTCTCTATGGAATCGTGGAGCACAGCGGCACTATGAGGTCCGGCCATTACACAGCCTTCGTTAAAACTCGACCCCAGTCAAATCCAGTGCTGCTTAACGGAGCCGCTTCCCCGG
- the usp16 gene encoding ubiquitin carboxyl-terminal hydrolase 16 isoform X1, with protein sequence MGKKRGKDRSPRGESSVDLSGATCTHIRKGIDHSLLKKISLDKPWTTCQACEEEKPSNGDAQAENKADQEGPAVWMCLKCGHRGCGRFSENQHAVKHYEKPRSDTHCLVLSLDSWSVWCYLCDDDVHYSSTGQLAQLVSNIKKQVLAGSSQKTSTRKVKEENSVSEVTMEEAPEKEQENTAKQKEQKKATKQNGAPKESPGGSGCGAVAVKGFSNLGNTCFFNAVLQNLSQTVLLRRLLSEVKDEQSSLLLKPPLPSRLDPLEVQLPKPGSLTLAMCQLLNEIQQTQKSVVTPRELFTQVCKKAARFKGFQQQDSQELLRYLLDGMRSEESTRVTAGILEALKSSGKSLDEEQKKIAKDYERNGGGKNFVDRVFGGEMTSTVMCQECKTVSLVTEVFLDLSLPVADEAYRKKNQKKGVQQKSSVSEDRGKDTAVPLANGDEDMPTGAGSKYQLKKAKKQAKKQAKNQRRQQKQGAKLTLDVFTNHDTDSPSEAPPTTADGQLEAGDEGEVDQDKSQSVASDPAVRDQDGPADEEEEEEESKEASERDAASSVNRYSALTEERANPKVEQDGGEDEESETNVPLNEEDELADGVNALSLQAADEESLDARLEEKASGDAVEYVVVNQDPELAFCTLASRAAPDRQECSVESCLYQFTEVEHLTQSNSLLCVTCTKRQAASKASDGSKKNVYREALKQMLISAPPPVLTLHLKRFQQVSYSVCKVNRHVQFPQVLDLSPFCSTNCKGVEEGETQVLYSLYGIVEHSGTMRSGHYTAFVKTRPQSNPVLLNGAASPGMLTGETAPPKGSWFHISDSSVQPVTEAKVQSAQAYLLFYERIS encoded by the exons ATGGGCAAAAAGCGTGGAAAGGACAGAAGTCCGAGAGGCGAGAGCTCTGTGGATCTGTCAG GTGCTACATGTACTCACATCCGTAAAGGAATAGACCACAGCTTGCTGAAGAAGATCAGCCTGGACAAGCCCTGGACCACCTGCCAGGCCTGCGAGGAGGAGAAGCCCAGTAACGGCGATGCTCAGGCGGAGAACAAGGCCGATCAGGAGGGGCCGGCTGTGTGGATGTGTCTGAAATGTGGACACAGA GGCTGCGGGAGATTCTCGGAGAACCAACATGCTGTCAAACACTACGAGAAGCCGCGCTCGGACACGCACTGCCTGGTGCTCAGCCTGGACAGCTGGAGTGTTTG GTGTTATCTCTGTGATGATGACGTCCACTACTCCAGCACGGGACAGCTGGCTCAGCTTGTCTCCAACATCAAGAAGCAAGTGCTGGCGGGCTCCAGCCAAAAGACCTCCACAAGAA AGGTGAAGGAGGAGAACAGCGTGTCGGAGGTCACGATGGAGGAAGCGCCTGAGAAGGAGCAGGAGAATACGGCAAAGCAGAAGGAGCAGAAGAAGGCCACGAAGCAGAACGGCGCCCCGAAAGAGTCCCCGGGAGGGTCTGGCTGTGGAGCCGTTGCCGTGAAGGGCTTCAGTAATCTGGGAAACACCTGCTTCTTCAATGCGGTCCTGCAG AACTTGTCTCAGACGGTGCTGCTGCGTCGGCTGCTGAGTGAAGTGAAGGATGAGCAGAGCAGCCTGTTACTCAAACCCCCACTGCCCTCACGGCTG GATCCTTTGGAGGTCCAGCTGCCAAAACCCGGCTCCCTCACGCTGGCGATGTGCCAGCTGCTGAACGAAATCCAGCAGACCCAGAAGTCTGTGGTGACGCCCAGAGAGCTCTTCACGCAAGTGTGCAAGAA GGCGGCCAGGTTTAAAGGCTTCCAGCAGCAGGACAGTCAGGAGCTCCTGCGCTACCTGCTGGACGGCATGAGATCTGAGGAGAGCACT AGAGTAACAGCTGGAATCCTGGAGGCGCTGAAGAGCTCCGGGAAAAGTCTGGatgaagaacagaagaaaatcGCGAAAG ACTACGAGAGAAACGGTGGCGGCAAGAACTTCGTGGACCGCGTGTTCGGCGGGGAGATGACCAGCACCGTGATGTGTCAGGAGTGCAAGACCGTCTCCTTGGTGACGGAGGTGTTTCTCGACCTGTCGCTGCCTGTGGCTGATGAG GCCTATAGGAAGAAGAACCAGAAGAAGGGAGTTCAGCAGAAGAGCAGCGTCTCTGAGGACAGAGGGAAGGACACTGCCGTTCCACTGGCCAATGGGGATGAAGATATGCCGACAGGTGCAGGCAGCAAGTATCAGCTAAAGAAGGCCAAGAAGCAGGCCAAGAAACAGGCAAAG AATCAGAGACGGCAGCAGAAACAAGGAGCGAAGCTCACGCTGGATGTTTTTACGAATCATGACACAGATAGCCCTTCAGAAGCTCCACCTACCACTGCAGATGGACAGTTGGAGGCTGGCGATGAGGGCGAAGTGGACCAGGATAAGAGCCAGTCAGTGGCCTCTGACCCAGCAGTGCGGGACCAAGATGGACCTGctgatgaggaagaggaggaggaagaaagtAAAGAAGCCTCTGAAAGAGATGCTGCGTCGAGTGTCAACCGCTATAGCGCTCTGACTGAGGAGCGAGCCAACCCCAAGGTGGAGCAGGATGGAGGAGAGGATGAGGAGAGCGAAACGAATGTCCCTTTAAATGAGGAAGACGAGTTAGCAGATGGTGTGAATGCGCTCTCCCTGCAGGCAGCTGATGAGGAGAGTTTGGATGCAAGGCTTGAAGAAAAAGCCTCAG GTGACGCTGTTGAGTATGTGGTGGTGAATCAGGATCCAGAGCTGGCCTTCTGCACTCTCGCCAGCAGGGCGGCTCCAGACAGGCAGGAGTGCTCAGTGGAGTCGTGTCTGTACCAGTTTACAGAGGTGGAGCATCTAACTCAGAGTAACAGCCTGCTGTGCGTGACCTGCACCAAAAGACAGGCCGCGTCTAAAGCCTCGGACG GTTCTAAGAAGAACGTTTACAGGGAGGCTCTGAAGCAGATGCTGatctctgctcctcctcctgTCCTCACTCTACACCTGAAGAGGTTTCAGCAG gtgagctacagtgtgtgtaagGTGAACAGACATGTTCAGTTCCCTCAGGTGTTGGATCTCTCCCCATTCTGCTCCACCAACTGCAAG ggGGTAGAGGAAGGAGAGACTCAGGTGCTTTATTCTCTCTATGGAATCGTGGAGCACAGCGGCACTATGAGGTCCGGCCATTACACAGCCTTCGTTAAAACTCGACCCCAGTCAAATCCAGTGCTGCTTAACGGAGCCGCTTCCCCGGGTATGTTAACAG
- the LOC108413900 gene encoding uncharacterized protein LOC108413900: protein MAICLIVLMYLELGWIDGQGLGALDPLTFNYQEGVTGTVKFDLCQVIDCGEEQSGYQLAEKYVCEVDNQIICSPLGQKYAPSRYSSECGCPYWSNVICNSGVPRWGYSPARASRGPDPLTQRMTIYQGQTPTSCSKKACNPMHLTLTNPKPSDTGLYMLGMSVSGQDPLGHFQIKITRKTLVPDNASPEGSFTKALHGLQALSKELHDNSGIDNPFTSHLESWFGRWSALASSVSISFAVIAFITICGCCFFLCARGHALRWIDSAVTQDKLNHSVPINKVDYSALDLTRAEEK from the coding sequence ATGGCTATTTGTCTGATAGTACTGATGTACCTAGAGTTAggatggattgatggacagGGCCTAGGAGCCTTAGATCCCCTGACCTTTAACTATCAGGAGGGGGTTACTGGAACAGTCAAGTTTGACCTATGTCAGGTAATTGATTGTGGAGAAGAGCAAAGTGGGTACCAATTGGCCGAGAAATATGTGTGCGAGGTAGACAACCAGATAATATGCAGCCCACTAGGACAAAAGTACGCGCCGAGCCGCTATTCATCTGAGTGTGGGTGTCCATACTGGAGCAATGTCATCTGCAATTCTGGGGTTCCTAGGTGGGGCTACAGCCCTGCCAGAGCTTCACGAGGTCCTGATCCCCTAACCCAGCGTATGACCATCTATCAAGGCCAAACACCCACAAGCTGTTCCAAGAAGGCGTGTAACCCGATGCATCTCACCCTTACAAATCCAAAGCCTTCAGATACTGGCCTTTATATGCTGGGCATGAGTGTCTCAGGTCAGGACCCTTTAggccattttcaaataaagATAACCCGTAAGACTTTAGTTCCCGATAACGCCTCCCCTGAAGGTAGCTTTACCAAGGCTCTCCATGGTTTACAAGCCCTGTCTAAAGAATTGCATGACAACTCTGGCATCGACAACCCCTTCACCTCCCATTTGGAATCATGGTTTGGGAGATGGAGTGCACTTGCCTCTTCTGTCTCGATTTCCTTTGCAGTGATAGCTTTCATCACCATCTGTGGCTGCTGTTTCTTCCTATGTGCCAGAGGGCATGCCCTGCGGTGGATCGACTCTGCAGTCACCCAGGACAAGCTGAATCACAGTGTCCCCATAAACAAAGTTGACTACTCCGCTCTGGACCTAACAAGAGCCGAGGAAAAATAA